In Pseudomonas sp. R76, one genomic interval encodes:
- a CDS encoding glycosyltransferase: MNQSQPLVTVIIASYNHAPYIEQSILSVLNQTYPNIELLVIDDGSKDDSVERIRRLQEQHSFDFRVQQNQGLTNTLNGAIARSQGPLIVPFGSDDIMLPERIATQVAYMDGKPEVGICAGNIELIDAQGELFPEKRQRRDVPFRRLDFDDMFLERKPYPPAPTLMIRREALEKVGGFDPEIRLEDLLIELKITHAGYFIDGLNVVMARYRKHATNSYKNHRFMIDNILRSYALFSDHPLYDEVRYKFLSSMFLKTANRDRKLARELLAQIPFRAWNKKTWRGLSRLYFSPLEKD; the protein is encoded by the coding sequence ATGAACCAGAGTCAACCCTTGGTCACGGTGATCATTGCGTCTTACAACCATGCTCCGTACATCGAGCAAAGCATCCTCAGCGTCCTGAACCAGACGTACCCCAATATTGAACTGCTGGTGATTGACGACGGGTCCAAAGACGACAGCGTCGAGCGCATTCGTCGCTTGCAGGAGCAGCACAGCTTCGATTTTCGCGTGCAGCAGAACCAGGGGCTGACCAACACGCTCAATGGCGCGATTGCACGCTCCCAGGGCCCGCTGATCGTGCCGTTCGGCTCCGATGACATCATGTTGCCGGAGCGGATTGCGACCCAGGTGGCCTACATGGATGGCAAGCCGGAGGTCGGTATCTGCGCGGGTAACATCGAGCTGATCGATGCCCAGGGCGAGTTGTTTCCCGAGAAGCGCCAGCGTCGCGACGTGCCGTTTCGGCGCCTGGACTTCGACGACATGTTCCTGGAGCGCAAGCCTTACCCGCCTGCACCGACGCTGATGATCCGGCGCGAGGCGCTGGAAAAGGTCGGTGGGTTTGATCCTGAAATTCGTCTGGAAGATTTGCTGATCGAGTTGAAGATCACCCATGCCGGGTACTTCATTGATGGCTTGAACGTGGTCATGGCCCGCTATCGCAAGCACGCCACCAACTCGTACAAGAACCATCGATTCATGATCGACAATATCCTGCGCTCCTACGCGTTGTTCAGCGACCACCCGCTTTATGACGAGGTGCGTTACAAGTTCCTCAGCTCGATGTTCCTCAAGACCGCCAACCGTGATCGTAAGTTGGCGCGCGAGCTGCTGGCACAGATCCCGTTCCGGGCCTGGAACAAGAAAACCTGGCGCGGCTTGAGCCGGTTGTACTTCTCCCCGCTGGAAAAAGACTGA
- a CDS encoding O-antigen ligase family protein, with the protein MHSKRLTYGSNRVFDFLVLWILPIGLLLLLSSLFYVTNRNVMHRFYSGFFSVPTLLLLCLRPRELKELLREPLVIAFVAFCAWAMTSVLWSPEPTGDSNLFKVPLQTFMLFAGCGLLLHYRNELFKPIFFSAAAIALVVCLCNLVAFVKGFEPGMRMIGGLGALDNPLLSSHMFGFFCVYWLYVCMTTRRLQVLWFSVPALAIMAAAILATGSRTPLVALTLTILWMSFISRNRRSALLIAAMVAGAAGLLLIYPEAITERGSSLRFELWGMTLQRIADHPFIGHSYDSELYLTLGDGYELREPHNFALGVLYYVGIIGFIPWICMLGWGLYKGLKERAQPLFILASSLLAYGIGAGLTEGGGILSRPKEHWFLLWIPLALIAGLSIAQRRHSLLRRPVEMPKPQAFEALCNGAHVVEEDGLGPKVLRLEDGSFLKLFRARRWYTSGRFNPYSERFASNSEQLQQTGIASPPILNLYSLHDGSSAVRYQPLPGLTLRQALQSLDSSLRESLIERFGRFMAQLHERGVYFRSLHLGNVLLLEDGEFGLIDVADMRIYPSALRNTLRQRNLKHMQRYPQDRNWLFEAHFEQLAKGYGSVASAHATVKLREQVLTLARPAA; encoded by the coding sequence ATGCACTCCAAGCGCCTTACCTATGGCTCAAATCGCGTTTTCGACTTCCTGGTCCTCTGGATTTTGCCCATTGGCTTGTTGTTGCTGCTGAGTTCGCTGTTCTACGTCACCAATCGCAATGTCATGCACCGGTTCTACTCCGGCTTCTTCAGCGTGCCGACCTTGCTGTTGCTGTGTCTGCGCCCGCGAGAACTCAAGGAGTTGTTGCGTGAGCCGCTGGTGATTGCCTTCGTGGCGTTTTGCGCCTGGGCAATGACCAGCGTGTTGTGGAGCCCGGAACCTACCGGCGACTCCAACCTGTTCAAGGTGCCGCTGCAAACGTTCATGCTGTTTGCCGGCTGCGGGCTGCTGCTGCATTACCGCAACGAACTGTTCAAGCCGATCTTTTTCAGTGCTGCCGCGATTGCGCTGGTGGTGTGCCTGTGCAACCTGGTGGCGTTCGTCAAAGGCTTCGAGCCGGGCATGCGCATGATCGGCGGCTTGGGCGCCCTCGATAACCCGCTGCTCAGCTCGCACATGTTCGGCTTTTTCTGCGTGTACTGGCTGTACGTCTGCATGACTACCCGACGCTTGCAGGTGCTGTGGTTCAGCGTGCCCGCACTGGCGATCATGGCGGCTGCCATCCTGGCTACCGGGTCACGCACGCCGCTGGTGGCGCTGACACTGACCATCCTGTGGATGAGCTTTATCAGCCGCAATCGACGCTCTGCGCTGCTGATCGCCGCCATGGTCGCGGGGGCTGCCGGGCTGCTGTTGATCTATCCCGAGGCGATCACCGAGCGCGGCAGCTCGTTGCGCTTTGAATTGTGGGGCATGACGCTGCAGCGGATTGCCGACCACCCCTTCATCGGCCACAGCTACGACTCTGAGCTGTACCTGACCCTGGGCGATGGCTACGAACTGCGCGAACCCCACAACTTCGCCCTTGGCGTGCTGTATTACGTCGGCATCATCGGCTTTATCCCATGGATCTGCATGCTCGGCTGGGGCTTGTACAAAGGGCTCAAGGAGCGGGCACAGCCGTTGTTCATCCTGGCATCCTCGCTGCTGGCCTACGGCATCGGCGCAGGCCTGACCGAAGGCGGTGGCATTCTGTCGCGGCCCAAGGAGCACTGGTTCCTGTTGTGGATTCCGCTGGCGCTGATCGCCGGCCTGAGCATCGCCCAACGCCGCCACAGCCTGCTGCGCAGGCCAGTGGAAATGCCCAAGCCACAGGCCTTTGAAGCACTGTGCAACGGCGCCCACGTCGTCGAAGAAGATGGCTTGGGACCGAAGGTGCTGCGCCTGGAGGATGGCAGCTTCCTCAAACTGTTCAGGGCGCGCCGCTGGTACACCTCGGGCCGGTTTAATCCCTATTCGGAGCGCTTCGCCAGCAACAGCGAACAGCTGCAGCAAACAGGTATTGCTTCACCGCCGATTCTCAACCTCTACAGCCTGCACGACGGCAGCAGCGCCGTGCGTTATCAGCCGCTGCCGGGGCTGACGCTGCGTCAAGCCTTGCAAAGCCTGGACAGCAGCCTGCGCGAATCGCTGATCGAACGGTTCGGCCGATTCATGGCGCAGTTGCACGAACGCGGGGTGTACTTCCGCTCACTGCATCTGGGCAATGTGCTGTTACTGGAAGATGGTGAGTTCGGGCTGATCGATGTGGCCGACATGCGCATTTACCCGTCAGCACTGCGCAACACGCTGCGCCAGCGCAACTTGAAGCACATGCAACGTTATCCGCAGGACCGCAATTGGCTGTTCGAAGCGCACTTTGAGCAATTGGCCAAAGGCTACGGGTCCGTTGCATCGGCACACGCCACGGTCAAACTCCGTGAGCAGGTGCTGACACTGGCGCGCCCGGCCGCCTGA